Sequence from the Nerophis lumbriciformis linkage group LG34, RoL_Nlum_v2.1, whole genome shotgun sequence genome:
TCAACTCCAGGCCCCATGGATCCTCGgacgtcaccatggaaacacctGCCATTCCATCATTTGCTGATGTTCTGTGGGTACACACAAAATATTTTGGACTGACTTAAatgatcattgattgattgattgatgttggcTTTACAGGAACCACCTGCCACTGAAGAAGCAAAAAGCAGCGGTGGGTCGAGACGTGAGGAAACACCCATCAAGGGGAAGCGGGCGTTTTGGAATGAAAACAGAGCAGGAAGCGTTACAGAAGATCACGACGCTGGAGGGCGAGTTGCTGAAGCTGCGAGCTCAGATAGACATGATGATAGCCGGTACTCGCACGTTATTACAGATTGGAGTTTTGAAGCGGTGTGTCACCATAGGCTGTTCCTCTCCTTCTTTTAGTAGGGCTGCCGGAATCTCGCAGTCCAAACATCATGCCGCCGGTGTTGCCTGTTTCAGCTCTCACATCCACGCCTCGCTGTGCCCCTCCTCCGCCTCCGCCATGTCCCAGCTCCTACGCCAACACATCATCCGTAGTGGAGCTGATCCGTCAGCGCAAGTGTCAGGGAAAAAAACAGGACAAACCCACTGGCTTGACTACCAGCAGCCTCCCTTCCATGTTGGACATCCTCAAGGACTTGAATCAAGTGAAATTACGCTCCGTGGCGAGGTATGTCATCTTATTAACCTAACATATTAAAtaggaactgcattttttggggaattttgccaatcattcacaatccttatttaagacaagcacaaacatgttttactttttttaagcattctaactagtaactaaatgtgatcaaaagtcagctaacaaggtAGCCGATGGGAGTCATTTTATTCCGTCTGTAAAGCACTTAAAAACATCCAATAACCTcagttaaggttttatatacacactgtaagaatATATGGAATGTAGTAATTGGCACattcatgtaatatttacgtattttgctcatgttAAGCATGCGGCCGCTCATTCATTTGaacaacgcatcacaacgttcgccttTTCCTTccttgcgtgcgtgcgtgtgtatatatgtgcatatatgtatatatatatgtgtgtgtgtatgtatatatacttgtacATGtgaatatatgtctgtatataaatgtgtgtgtgtgtgtgtatataagtgtgtgtatatatgtgtatgtgtatatgtactgtatatatgtaaatgtgtacatatgtgcaaaaatgtgtgtgtgtatatgtgtgtgtgtgtgtatgtgtgtgtgtgtgtatatatatgtgtgtgtgtgtgtgcgtgtatatatgtgtgtgtgtgtgtgtgtgtgtatatatatatatatatatatatatatatatatatatatatatatatatatatgtatgtatgtatgtatgtatgtatgtatgtgtgtgtgtgtgtgtatatgtgtatgtatgtatgtatacgtatatatgttaatgtatacatatgtgtccatatatatgtgtgtgtgtgtgtatatatatatatatatatatatatatatatatatatatatatatatatatatatatatatatatatatatatatatatatatatatatatatatatatatatatatatatatatatatatatataggcttcacggtggcagaggggttagtgcatctgcctcacaatacgaaggtcctgagtagtcatgggttcaatcccgggctcgggatctttctgtgtggagtttgcatgttctccccgtgactgcgtgggttccctccgggtactccggcttcctcccacttccaaagacatgcacctggggataagttgattggcaacactaaattggccctagtgtgtgaatgtgagtgtgaatgttgtctgtctatctgtgttggccctgcgatgaggtggcgacttgtccagggtgtaccccgccttccgcccgattgtagctgagataggctccagcgccccccgcgaccccaaagggaataagcggtagaaaatggatggatgggatatatatatatatatatatatatatatatatatatactgtatatatgtgtgtgtgtgtatgtatatatgtgtatataaatatacgtgtgtgtgtgttacgttgGACTAGCGGATAAAACGATTAATTGATTAGATCAATTAATATGATTACAAAAAAGCTATTTATCTACGATCTTTTGCTTTAATTAATTgtttgagtgtaactaataaaaatggtCAAATCACGGTTACTGCAATAGAGTGCAGAGTTGTGATGTATGGGTGCCGTGATCTGTGCGAGaggaaatttttattttttattttatcaacGCTCACATGTTAAAATTTCAACATTGATGtgcgtttattaaaaaaaaaaagagtgaaaagTATGGCAAAGCATTCGGCATTGAGGATATAAAGTGTCCTTTGTCCGAATTCTCAATTTATCAAACAaagtaatcaatagattactaaaataatcgatagctgcaggctGCAGCTCTGAAATGCATAATAGCGTAATAATAGCATAATTGCACAGTAATAGCATAATAATgcaataacataatagtgttgttTGTAAAGTACGTATCCCTAtatccaattttttgttgttcttggcaGATCACCGGGGGGCACGCCACTCAGGCCAAGGCAGAGCAAAAGGCGCGCGGCCACAATAAACGACCCAGCAGGTCTGATCGCCGAGGCCCTGAAGAGAAAGTTTGCCCATCATCGTCACAACAACTCCTCTGACAAAGAGAATTCCCTGGAATTCTCGCCGTGTAACAGTCCGGAAATGCGTAAGGTTTGATTATTCTCGCTCATGatgcacacattcatacacacacttaCTAAAGTGGGACACAGTCTGCTGCCTCGTGAGGATAAGCAGtacagagatggatggatggatggatggatggatatgttacttgtaacagatttttattttacacatcagagt
This genomic interval carries:
- the mtfr2 gene encoding mitochondrial fission regulator 2 isoform X1, yielding MSANRQTRSFASTHSSRPMSLLEDVLDVLRIVLEYFGVPPEMLLPVWASPLCGQYRSIVRMIGSNLPLKPTPRVYIQIPLLNSRPHGSSDVTMETPAIPSFADVLNHLPLKKQKAAVGRDVRKHPSRGSGRFGMKTEQEALQKITTLEGELLKLRAQIDMMIAVGLPESRSPNIMPPVLPVSALTSTPRCAPPPPPPCPSSYANTSSVVELIRQRKCQGKKQDKPTGLTTSSLPSMLDILKDLNQVKLRSVARSPGGTPLRPRQSKRRAATINDPAGLIAEALKRKFAHHRHNNSSDKENSLEFSPCNSPEMRKV
- the mtfr2 gene encoding mitochondrial fission regulator 2 isoform X2, whose translation is MSANRQTRSFASTHSSRPMSLLEDVLDVLRIVLEYFGVPPEMLLPVWASPLCGQYRSIVRMIGSNLPLKPTPRVYIQIPLLNSRPHGSSDVTMETPAIPSFADVLNHLPLKKQKAAVGRDVRKHPSRGSGRFGMKTEQEALQKITTLEGELLKLRAQIDMMIAGLPESRSPNIMPPVLPVSALTSTPRCAPPPPPPCPSSYANTSSVVELIRQRKCQGKKQDKPTGLTTSSLPSMLDILKDLNQVKLRSVARSPGGTPLRPRQSKRRAATINDPAGLIAEALKRKFAHHRHNNSSDKENSLEFSPCNSPEMRKV
- the mtfr2 gene encoding mitochondrial fission regulator 2 isoform X3; translation: MSLLEDVLDVLRIVLEYFGVPPEMLLPVWASPLCGQYRSIVRMIGSNLPLKPTPRVYIQIPLLNSRPHGSSDVTMETPAIPSFADVLNHLPLKKQKAAVGRDVRKHPSRGSGRFGMKTEQEALQKITTLEGELLKLRAQIDMMIAVGLPESRSPNIMPPVLPVSALTSTPRCAPPPPPPCPSSYANTSSVVELIRQRKCQGKKQDKPTGLTTSSLPSMLDILKDLNQVKLRSVARSPGGTPLRPRQSKRRAATINDPAGLIAEALKRKFAHHRHNNSSDKENSLEFSPCNSPEMRKV